A genome region from Plasmodium vivax chromosome 11, whole genome shotgun sequence includes the following:
- a CDS encoding endonuclease/exonuclease/phosphatase domain containing protein (encoded by transcript PVX_115130A), with protein MDDVCSRSYSKGNQTKGERSAQSNNPKEVFTKQKSAISDETQNDEMIKCAKDIRGKKSEYKFKEFSIFSFNILADSLVDYKYENNCSNVMRWVNRKEFIFQNIKRKLSDIICLQEIEESYFAELQEKLKLLNYEGLFLKKKKETCQDGICIFYNTAVFKLLFFDEIVYDKSVFLKKWHVGLIVALENKLSRKVEWCDGSVSGNHQMGGDHHVSGSPGAAISAESVKSAKSAECAECAHPADDIVIVSNTHLIFDSCKGDVKLYQLCYMTYRLVAMMNKCLDYLRARRKGANPWHAEKGNNSENTGKNPHREGSPNGGVHPNDRSDLLSPAVIFCGDLNITPNSLLYYYIVNRYINLKKINMKNISGQYLMFKKQFYVCSYERGNEIKKMFNESILSDLKYDYYNSMMENMKRESLFSFFKNERILEEGYLTSHCFHHGSDAHLRNYNSYEYSTGKFKEGKNACLSYWGRSGRKSPTFSGSEGVSNKDGGDENSVLLHKERERGCVSFDEEGDADDAKQRHQSEKEANIATDQQDDDFILYYPLYFESIYNSVDEQRVEKPCHKYDHIDNLNDEENNLPLSDVPFTVFHGKQKGCVDYIFYSYRTLKKISCSTFPPFDKLAKHGCLPNEKYASSDHLYLHATLVRRTTDEGTSDEA; from the exons ATGGATGATGTATGTTCGAGAAGTTACTCAAAAGGGAACCagacaaagggggaaagaagtgCCCAGAGTAACAACCCCAAAGAGGTTTTCACAAAACAGAAAAGTGCCATTTCTGACGAAACTCAAAACGatgaaatgataaaatgcgcaaaggatataaggggaaaaaaaagtgaatacAAATTTAAAGAGTTTTCCATCTTCTCCTTTAACATTTTGGCGGACAGCTTGGTGGACTACAAGTACGAGAACAACTGCTCCAATGTGATGAGGTGGGTGAACAGGAAAGAAttcattttccaaaatatcAAGAGGAAACTGTCAGACATTATATGCCTGCAAGAAATAGAAGAGTCGTATTTCGCAGAACTGCAGGAGAAACTGAAACTGTTGAACTATGAAGggctatttttaaaaaagaaaaaagaaacctgCCAAGATGGAATATGTATCTTTTACAATACCGCCGTTTTtaagttattattttttgacgAAATTGTGTATGACAAATCGgtctttttgaagaaatggCACGTAGGGCTAATTGTCGCTTTGGAGAATAAGCTTTCGCGGAAGGTGGAGTGGTGCGATGGAAGTGTGAGCGGTaatcaccaaatggggggggaccACCACGTGAGCGGCTCCCCCGGCGCTGCCATATCGGCCGAATCGGTCAAATCGGCCAAGTCCGCCGAATGCGCCGAGTGCGCCCACCCCGCGGACGACATTGTCATCGTTTCCAATACGCACCTGATTTTCGACTCCTGCAAGGGGGACGTCAAGCTGTACCAGCTGTGCTACATGACGTACCGCCTAGTCGCCATGATGAACAAGTGCCTGGACTATTTGAGGGCGCGCCGGAAGGGGGCCAATCCATGGCACgcagaaaagggaaacaacTCGGAAAACACAGGGAAGAACCCCCACAGGGAGGgctcaccaaatgggggagtcCACCCAAACGATCGTAGCGATCTCCTCAGCCCCGCCGTAATTTTCTGTGGAGATTTGAACATAACGCCCAACAGCCTTCTCTACTACTACATAGTCAACAGGTAcatcaatttgaagaagattaatatgaaaaacaTCTCCGGGCAGTACCTCATGTTTAAGAAGCAGTTCTACGTTTGTAGCTACGAAAGAggaaatgaaattaaaaaaatgtttaacgAAAGTATTCTGAGTGATTTAAAATACGACTATTACAACAGCATGatggaaaatatgaaaagggagtccttattttctttttttaaaaatgaaagaatatTGGAAGAGGGGTATCTAACGAGCCACTGCTTCCACCATGGGAGTGATGCCCATTTGAGGAACTACAATTCGTATGAATATTCGACGGGCAAATTTaaggaggggaagaatgCCTGTCTGTCTTATTGGGGGCGCTCCGGGAGAAAGTCCCCTACATTTTCCGGCAGCGAAGGGGTGAGCAATAAAGACGGAGGCGATGAAAACTCCGTGCTGTTGCATAAAGAGAGGGAACGTGGGTGCGTCAGTTTTGATGAGGAGGGCGACGCGGATGATGCGAAGCAGCGCCATCAGTCCGAGAAGGAAGCAAACATAGCAACAGATCAGCAGGACGACGATTTCATACTGTACTACCCCCTCTACTTTGAAAGTATATACAACAGTGTAGACGAGCAAAGGGTAGAAAAGCCCTGCCACAAATATGACCATATTGACAATCTGAATGAcgaggaaaataatttacctcTAAGTGATGTTCCTTTCACCGTGTTTCATGGGAAGCAGAAGGGGTGCGTcgattatatattttactcgTATAGGACTCTCAAG AAAATATCCTGTTCAACCTTCCCACCATTCGACAAACTGGCAAAACATGGTTGCCTGCCGAATGag AAATACGCCTCATCCGACCACTTGTATTTGCACGCTACTCTAGTTAGAAGGACAACTGATGAGGGTACGAGCGACGAAGCATGA